A region of Flavobacterium album DNA encodes the following proteins:
- the rpoB gene encoding DNA-directed RNA polymerase subunit beta, producing MITNQTERLNFASTKNIPDYPDFLDIQVKSFKDFFQLETKSDERGNEGLYNTFMENFPITDTRNQFVLEFLDYFVDPPRYTIEECIDRGLTYSVPLKARLKLYCTDPEHEDFETIVQDVYLGTIPYMTPSGTFVINGAERVVVSQLHRSPGVFFGQSFHANGTKLYSARVIPFKGSWIEFATDINSVMYAYIDRKKKLPVTTLFRAIGFERDKDILEIFDLAEEIKVSKTGLKKYIGRRLAARVLNTWHEDFVDEDTGEVVSIERNEIILDRDTIIDKDNVEEIIDSNVKTILLHKEDNNQADYAIIHNTLQKDPTNSEKEAVEHIYRQLRNAEPPDEETARGIIDKLFFSDQRYNLGEVGRYRMNKKLGLDIPMEKQVLTKEDIITIVKYLIELINSKAEIDDIDHLSNRRVRTVGEQLSAQFGVGLARMARTIRERMNVRDNEVFTPIDLINAKTLSSVINSFFGTNQLSQFMDQTNPLAEITHKRRLSALGPGGLSRERAGFEVRDVHYTHYGRLCPIETPEGPNIGLISSLGVYAKVNGMGFIETPYRKVTNGVVDLQSEPVYLSAEEEEGKMIAQANIDMNDDGQITADKVIAREEGDFPVVDPTVVHYTDVAPNQIASISASLIPFLEHDDANRALMGSNMMRQAVPLLRPEAPIVGTGLERQVASDSRVLINAEGNGTVEYVDANQITIKYDRTDRERSVSFDADEKTYQLIKFRKTNQSTSINLKPIVRKGDRVKLGQVLCEGYATQNGELALGRNLKVAFMPWKGYNFEDAIVISEKVVRDDIFTSIHVDDYSLEVRDTKLGNEELTNDIPNVSEEATKDLDENGMIRIGAEVKPGDILIGKITPKGESDPTPEEKLLRAIFGDKAGDVKDASLKASPSLHGVVLDKKLFARAVKDKRKRTKDKDDLGKLEMDFEVKFNELKEKLIDKLFNIINGKTSQGVMNDLGEEVLPKGKKYTQKMLYAVEDFAHLTKGQWTTDDDTNAMVNDLIHNYKIKLNDLQGALRREKFTITVGDELPSGILKLAKVYIAKKRKLKVGDKMAGRHGNKGIVAKIVRHEDMPFLEDGTPVDIVLNPLGVPSRMNIGQIYETVLGWAGMNLGKKFATPIFDGATLDQINALTDEAGIPRFGHTYLYDGGTGERFHQPATVGVIYMLKLGHMVDDKMHARSIGPYSLITQQPLGGKAQFGGQRFGEMEVWALEAYGASSTLREILTVKSDDVIGRAKTYEAIVKGETMPEPGLPESFNVLMHELKGLGLDIRLEE from the coding sequence ATGATAACAAATCAGACTGAAAGATTAAATTTTGCCTCTACTAAAAACATCCCGGATTACCCGGATTTCCTTGACATTCAGGTAAAGTCGTTCAAAGATTTTTTCCAGTTGGAAACCAAATCGGATGAGAGGGGCAACGAAGGTCTTTATAACACCTTCATGGAAAACTTTCCGATCACTGACACAAGAAATCAGTTCGTGTTGGAATTCCTTGATTACTTTGTTGACCCGCCAAGATATACAATTGAAGAGTGTATAGACAGGGGGCTTACTTACAGCGTGCCACTTAAAGCAAGGCTGAAGCTGTACTGTACAGACCCTGAGCATGAGGATTTTGAAACAATTGTGCAGGATGTATATCTGGGAACTATCCCTTATATGACACCAAGCGGTACCTTTGTTATTAACGGTGCTGAGCGTGTGGTTGTTTCGCAGCTTCACAGGTCGCCCGGAGTTTTCTTTGGCCAATCTTTCCATGCAAATGGAACTAAATTATACTCTGCAAGGGTAATTCCTTTCAAAGGCTCATGGATCGAGTTCGCTACCGACATCAACAGTGTAATGTACGCGTATATCGACCGTAAGAAAAAGCTTCCTGTTACAACTTTGTTCAGGGCTATCGGCTTCGAAAGGGATAAAGACATCCTTGAGATATTTGACCTTGCTGAAGAGATCAAGGTTTCTAAAACCGGTCTTAAAAAATATATTGGCAGGAGGCTTGCCGCGCGTGTATTGAATACCTGGCACGAAGATTTCGTGGATGAGGATACAGGCGAGGTGGTTTCTATTGAGCGTAACGAGATCATACTGGATCGTGACACCATCATTGACAAAGACAATGTTGAGGAGATCATCGATTCTAACGTGAAAACGATACTGCTTCATAAAGAGGATAATAACCAGGCAGATTATGCCATTATCCACAATACATTACAAAAAGACCCTACTAACTCTGAGAAAGAAGCTGTAGAGCACATTTACCGTCAGCTGCGTAACGCAGAACCGCCTGATGAGGAAACGGCTCGTGGCATTATAGATAAATTGTTCTTCTCTGACCAGCGCTACAACCTTGGTGAAGTAGGCCGTTACAGGATGAACAAAAAACTTGGGCTTGACATCCCTATGGAAAAGCAGGTGCTTACCAAAGAGGATATCATTACCATAGTAAAATACCTTATTGAGCTTATCAACTCTAAAGCAGAGATTGATGATATCGACCACTTGTCTAATCGTCGCGTGCGTACGGTAGGCGAGCAGCTGTCGGCTCAGTTTGGTGTAGGTCTTGCACGTATGGCAAGGACTATCAGGGAGCGTATGAACGTTAGGGACAACGAGGTATTTACCCCGATTGACCTTATCAATGCCAAGACATTGTCTTCGGTTATCAACTCGTTCTTTGGTACTAACCAGCTATCGCAGTTCATGGACCAGACGAACCCGCTTGCGGAGATCACGCACAAGCGTAGGCTATCGGCTCTTGGGCCGGGCGGTCTTTCCCGTGAAAGGGCAGGTTTCGAGGTACGTGACGTTCACTACACGCACTATGGCCGTCTTTGTCCTATTGAAACACCGGAAGGCCCGAACATCGGTTTGATCTCTTCGCTTGGTGTTTATGCGAAGGTAAACGGAATGGGCTTTATTGAAACGCCATACCGTAAAGTGACCAATGGAGTGGTTGACCTTCAGTCTGAACCGGTTTACCTGAGTGCAGAGGAGGAAGAAGGCAAAATGATCGCACAGGCGAATATCGATATGAACGATGACGGACAGATCACTGCCGATAAGGTAATTGCCCGTGAGGAAGGTGACTTCCCGGTTGTTGATCCTACAGTGGTTCATTATACCGACGTTGCGCCAAACCAGATCGCTTCGATATCGGCTTCGCTTATCCCGTTCCTTGAGCATGATGATGCGAACCGTGCGCTGATGGGATCGAACATGATGCGCCAGGCAGTTCCTCTTTTACGTCCGGAAGCCCCTATCGTGGGTACAGGATTGGAGCGCCAGGTAGCTTCTGACTCAAGGGTACTTATCAATGCCGAAGGCAATGGTACCGTTGAGTATGTTGATGCCAACCAGATTACTATTAAATATGACAGGACCGACCGCGAAAGAAGCGTAAGCTTTGACGCTGACGAGAAAACCTACCAGCTTATCAAGTTCAGGAAAACCAACCAGAGCACCAGCATCAACCTTAAGCCGATCGTAAGGAAAGGCGACAGGGTAAAACTGGGCCAGGTACTTTGCGAAGGCTATGCTACGCAAAATGGTGAGCTTGCCCTTGGGCGTAACCTTAAAGTGGCGTTCATGCCATGGAAGGGCTACAACTTCGAGGATGCGATTGTGATCTCTGAAAAAGTGGTTCGTGACGATATCTTTACTTCAATCCACGTGGATGATTATTCACTGGAAGTAAGGGATACCAAATTGGGTAACGAAGAGTTGACCAACGATATCCCTAACGTAAGTGAGGAAGCGACCAAAGACCTTGACGAAAACGGTATGATCAGGATTGGTGCCGAGGTGAAGCCTGGCGACATCCTTATCGGTAAGATCACTCCAAAAGGGGAATCAGATCCTACACCGGAAGAAAAACTTCTTCGTGCGATCTTTGGTGACAAAGCCGGTGATGTGAAAGATGCTTCATTGAAAGCTTCGCCTTCACTTCATGGTGTTGTTCTTGATAAAAAACTGTTTGCGCGTGCCGTGAAGGATAAGCGCAAGCGTACTAAGGATAAAGATGATTTAGGAAAACTTGAGATGGATTTCGAAGTTAAGTTCAATGAGCTTAAAGAGAAACTTATCGATAAGCTATTCAACATCATCAACGGAAAAACTTCGCAGGGTGTTATGAACGACCTGGGTGAGGAAGTACTGCCAAAAGGCAAGAAATATACCCAGAAAATGCTGTATGCTGTTGAAGATTTTGCGCACCTTACCAAAGGGCAGTGGACTACGGACGACGATACCAACGCAATGGTAAACGACCTTATCCACAACTATAAGATCAAGCTGAATGACCTTCAGGGTGCATTGAGGAGGGAGAAATTCACCATTACGGTGGGTGACGAACTTCCGTCAGGTATCCTTAAGCTTGCTAAAGTTTACATCGCTAAGAAACGTAAGCTTAAAGTGGGTGATAAGATGGCAGGACGCCACGGTAACAAAGGTATCGTTGCGAAGATCGTACGCCATGAGGACATGCCGTTCCTTGAGGATGGTACTCCGGTAGACATCGTTCTTAACCCGCTGGGTGTACCATCGCGTATGAACATCGGGCAGATCTATGAAACGGTGCTTGGATGGGCCGGTATGAACTTAGGCAAGAAATTTGCTACGCCTATTTTCGATGGTGCTACCCTTGACCAGATCAATGCGCTGACAGATGAGGCAGGAATACCGCGCTTTGGCCACACGTATCTTTATGACGGTGGTACAGGAGAGCGTTTCCACCAGCCGGCAACCGTAGGTGTTATCTACATGCTGAAGCTGGGCCATATGGTAGACGACAAGATGCACGCGCGTTCTATCGGTCCGTACTCGCTCATCACGCAGCAGCCTCTTGGAGGTAAAGCGCAGTTTGGTGGACAGCGTTTCGGGGAGATGGAGGTTTGGGCTCTTGAAGCATACGGTGCATCGAGCACGCTTAGGGAGATACTTACCGTTAAATCGGATGACGTTATCGGAAGGGCTAAGACTTACGAGGCTATCGTTAAGGGAGAGACCATGCCGGAACCAGGCTTGCCGGAATCATTCAATGTATTGATGCACGAGCTTAAAGGCCTTGGACTAGACATCAGATTAGAAGAATAA
- the rplL gene encoding 50S ribosomal protein L7/L12: MADLKQFAEQLVNLTVKEVNELATILKDEYGIEPAAAAVVAAGPAAGGDAPAAEEQTEFTVVLKDAGASKLAVVKAVKELTGLGLKEAKDLVDGAPANVKEGISKDEAEGLKKSLEEAGAVVELK; the protein is encoded by the coding sequence ATGGCAGATTTGAAACAATTCGCAGAACAACTAGTTAACCTTACTGTTAAAGAAGTTAACGAACTAGCTACAATATTGAAAGATGAGTATGGAATCGAGCCTGCAGCTGCTGCTGTAGTTGCTGCTGGTCCTGCTGCTGGCGGAGACGCTCCTGCTGCTGAAGAGCAAACTGAATTTACAGTAGTTCTTAAAGATGCCGGTGCTTCTAAACTTGCTGTAGTTAAAGCTGTAAAAGAACTTACAGGACTTGGACTTAAAGAAGCTAAAGACCTAGTTGACGGAGCTCCTGCTAACGTTAAAGAAGGCATCTCTAAAGATGAGGCTGAAGGCCTTAAGAAATCTCTGGAAGAAGCCGGAGCTGTTGTTGAGCTTAAATAA
- the rpoC gene encoding DNA-directed RNA polymerase subunit beta', whose product MTRLKDKNTVKRFDKISIGLASPESILAESRGEVLKPETINYRTHKPERDGLFCERIFGPVKDFECACGKYKRIRYKGIVCDRCGVEVTEKKVRRDRVGHINLVVPIAHIWYFRSLPNKIGYILGLPSKKLDMIIYYERYVVIQPGIAKGPDGETLNRLDFLTEEEYLNILDTLPMENQYLDDNDPNKFIAKMGAECIMDLLARIDLDELSYNLRHSANTETSKQRKTEALKRLQVVESFRESNFNRENRPEWMILKVIPVIPPELRPLVPLDGGRFATSDLNDLYRRVIIRNNRLKRLMEIKAPEVILRNEKRMLQESVDSLFDNTRKASAVKTESNRPLKSLSDSLKGKQGRFRQNLLGKRVDYSARSVIVVGPEMKLFECGLPKDMAAELYKPFVIRKLIERGIVKTVKSAKKIIDKKEPVVWDILENVIKGHPVLLNRAPTLHRLGIQAFQPKLIEGKAIQLHPLVCTAFNADFDGDQMAVHLPLGPEAILEAQLLMLASHNILNPANGAPITVPSQDMVLGLYYMTKERLSTETNKILGQDLTFYSAEEVNIALNEGRLELNARVKIRAKDFNENGELVYKIIQTTAGRVLFNEVVPEAAGYINEVLTKKSLRDIIGKILSVTDVPTTAAFLDNMKDMGYKFAFKGGLSFSLGDIIIPERKQELIADANEQVEGISMNYNMGLITNNERYNQVIDVWTSTNALLTELAMKNIREDQQGFNSVYMMLDSGARGSKEQIRQLTGMRGLMAKPKKSTAGGGEIIENPILSNFKEGLSILEYFISTHGARKGLADTALKTADAGYLTRRLHDVSQDVIVNSVDCGTLRGIEVTALKKNEEIVESLGERILGRVALQDVINPLTSEVLVHAGEQIKEAEVRAINAAPIERVEVRSPLTCEAKKGICAKCYGRNLATGKMTQRGEAVGVIAAQSIGEPGTQLTLRTFHVGGTAGNISEESSIVTKFHGRLEIEDLKTVKGEDNEGSEVDIVVSRSTELKLVDEKTGILLNTHNIPYGSSIYVKDGDVVDKGTVICKWDPYNGVIISEFTGKVAYEDIEQGQSFMVEIDEQTGFQEKVISEARNKKLIPTLLIYGKDNELIRSYNLPVGAHLMVDNGEKIKAGKILVKIPRRSSKAGDITGGLPRITELLEARNPSNPAVVSEIDGVVSFGKIKRGNREIVIESKFGEIKKYLVKLSNQILVQENDYVKAGMPLSDGAITPEDILRIQGPSAVQQYLVNEIQEVYRLQGVKINDKHFEVVIRQMMRKVQVQDPGDTLFLEDQLIHTSDFIEENDKLYGMKVVEDAGDSENLKPGQIISTRELRDENSLLKRNDKNQVVARDVVPATATPVLQGITRASLQTKSFISAASFQETTKVLNEAAVAGKVDGLEGLKENVIVGHRIPAGTGMRDYDNIVVGSTEEYNELLTPKEEYNY is encoded by the coding sequence ATGACGAGATTAAAAGATAAAAATACCGTTAAAAGGTTCGACAAGATTTCCATTGGGCTTGCTTCACCGGAATCTATACTTGCCGAATCAAGAGGTGAGGTCCTTAAACCGGAAACCATTAACTATCGTACGCACAAACCGGAAAGGGACGGCCTTTTTTGTGAGCGCATCTTTGGCCCTGTAAAGGATTTTGAATGTGCCTGCGGTAAATATAAAAGGATCCGCTACAAAGGGATCGTGTGTGACCGATGCGGTGTTGAAGTTACCGAGAAGAAAGTTCGACGTGACAGGGTAGGGCACATCAACCTTGTAGTGCCTATCGCCCACATCTGGTATTTCCGTTCGCTGCCAAATAAAATTGGCTATATCCTTGGCCTTCCGTCTAAGAAATTAGACATGATCATATACTACGAAAGGTATGTGGTTATACAGCCGGGTATCGCTAAAGGGCCGGATGGCGAAACCCTTAACCGATTAGATTTCCTTACTGAAGAAGAGTACCTGAACATACTGGATACCCTTCCGATGGAAAACCAATACCTTGACGATAACGACCCTAACAAGTTTATCGCCAAAATGGGTGCTGAGTGTATAATGGACCTGCTTGCAAGGATCGACCTTGATGAGCTGTCGTATAACCTTCGCCACAGCGCCAACACTGAAACGTCGAAACAACGTAAAACCGAGGCCCTTAAAAGGCTGCAGGTAGTTGAGTCGTTCCGTGAGTCGAACTTCAACAGGGAAAACCGCCCTGAGTGGATGATACTTAAGGTGATACCTGTTATCCCGCCGGAACTTCGCCCGTTGGTGCCGCTTGATGGCGGACGTTTCGCTACTTCCGATTTGAATGACCTTTACCGCAGGGTGATCATCCGTAACAACCGTCTGAAAAGGCTTATGGAGATCAAGGCCCCTGAGGTGATCCTTCGTAACGAAAAGCGTATGCTGCAGGAGTCTGTAGATTCACTATTCGATAACACAAGGAAAGCATCGGCTGTTAAGACAGAATCGAACAGGCCATTGAAATCGCTTTCCGATTCATTGAAAGGTAAGCAGGGACGTTTCCGCCAGAACCTTCTTGGTAAGCGTGTTGACTATTCGGCACGTTCGGTAATCGTCGTTGGCCCTGAAATGAAACTGTTCGAGTGCGGCCTTCCGAAAGATATGGCTGCCGAGCTGTACAAACCGTTCGTTATCCGTAAGCTTATCGAGCGCGGAATCGTGAAAACGGTAAAATCGGCCAAAAAGATAATCGACAAAAAAGAGCCTGTAGTATGGGACATCCTTGAAAATGTTATCAAAGGACACCCGGTGCTGCTCAACAGGGCCCCAACCCTTCACAGGCTTGGTATACAGGCATTCCAGCCGAAACTTATCGAAGGAAAAGCGATCCAGCTTCACCCATTGGTATGTACGGCGTTCAATGCCGACTTTGACGGTGACCAGATGGCGGTACACCTTCCGCTTGGGCCTGAGGCTATTCTTGAAGCACAGCTGTTGATGCTTGCTTCACACAATATCCTTAACCCTGCCAACGGTGCGCCTATCACGGTACCTTCTCAGGACATGGTACTTGGTCTGTACTACATGACCAAGGAACGTTTGTCTACCGAAACGAACAAAATTTTAGGCCAGGACCTTACTTTCTATTCTGCCGAAGAGGTGAACATCGCTTTGAACGAAGGAAGGCTGGAACTGAATGCACGCGTTAAGATACGTGCTAAAGACTTCAACGAAAACGGTGAGCTTGTGTACAAGATCATCCAGACTACAGCCGGAAGGGTACTCTTCAACGAAGTGGTGCCGGAAGCTGCGGGTTACATCAATGAGGTACTTACTAAGAAGTCATTAAGGGATATTATCGGTAAGATCCTAAGTGTTACCGACGTGCCTACAACGGCAGCGTTCCTTGACAATATGAAGGACATGGGTTACAAATTCGCATTTAAAGGCGGTTTGTCATTTAGCCTTGGTGATATCATTATACCTGAAAGGAAGCAGGAGCTTATTGCCGATGCCAACGAGCAGGTGGAAGGTATCTCCATGAACTATAACATGGGTCTTATTACCAACAACGAGCGCTACAACCAGGTGATCGACGTGTGGACCTCTACCAACGCATTGCTTACAGAGCTTGCCATGAAAAACATCCGCGAAGACCAGCAAGGCTTCAACTCGGTGTACATGATGCTTGACTCCGGGGCGAGGGGTTCGAAAGAGCAGATACGCCAGCTTACCGGTATGCGTGGTTTGATGGCCAAGCCTAAAAAATCGACCGCAGGTGGTGGTGAGATTATCGAGAACCCGATCCTTTCCAACTTTAAGGAAGGGCTATCGATCCTTGAGTACTTCATCTCTACGCACGGTGCACGTAAAGGTCTTGCGGATACGGCCCTTAAAACGGCGGATGCGGGATACCTTACAAGGAGGCTTCACGACGTATCGCAGGACGTTATCGTAAACTCTGTAGACTGTGGTACCCTTAGGGGCATCGAGGTTACGGCGCTTAAGAAGAACGAGGAGATCGTTGAGTCGCTTGGCGAAAGGATATTAGGCCGTGTTGCATTACAGGATGTTATCAACCCGCTTACAAGCGAAGTGCTTGTACATGCAGGTGAGCAGATAAAAGAAGCGGAAGTAAGGGCCATCAACGCAGCGCCGATAGAGAGGGTAGAAGTACGCTCGCCATTGACGTGTGAGGCTAAAAAAGGTATCTGTGCGAAATGTTACGGACGTAACCTTGCTACCGGCAAGATGACGCAGAGAGGTGAGGCTGTAGGTGTTATCGCTGCACAGTCCATCGGTGAGCCGGGTACACAGCTTACCCTTCGTACCTTCCACGTGGGTGGTACTGCAGGTAACATTTCTGAGGAATCGAGCATCGTTACCAAATTCCACGGAAGGCTGGAGATCGAAGACCTTAAAACCGTTAAGGGTGAAGACAACGAAGGCAGCGAAGTGGATATCGTGGTTTCCCGTTCGACAGAGCTTAAGCTTGTTGACGAGAAAACAGGAATACTATTAAATACACACAACATCCCTTACGGATCGAGCATCTACGTGAAAGACGGCGATGTGGTAGACAAAGGGACTGTAATATGTAAGTGGGACCCTTATAACGGGGTGATCATCTCCGAGTTTACCGGTAAGGTAGCTTATGAAGATATCGAGCAGGGACAATCGTTCATGGTTGAGATCGATGAGCAGACCGGATTCCAGGAGAAAGTAATCTCTGAGGCAAGGAACAAGAAATTGATCCCTACGCTATTGATCTACGGAAAAGACAACGAGCTTATCCGTTCGTACAACCTTCCGGTGGGTGCCCACCTTATGGTAGATAACGGCGAGAAGATCAAGGCAGGTAAGATCCTTGTTAAGATCCCAAGGCGTTCGTCCAAAGCAGGTGATATCACCGGTGGACTTCCGAGGATTACCGAACTTCTCGAAGCGCGTAACCCTTCGAACCCGGCTGTGGTATCTGAGATCGACGGTGTAGTATCGTTCGGTAAGATCAAAAGGGGTAACCGTGAGATCGTTATCGAGTCGAAATTCGGCGAGATCAAGAAATATTTGGTTAAACTTTCCAACCAGATCCTTGTTCAGGAAAACGACTACGTTAAAGCAGGTATGCCGCTGTCAGACGGTGCCATTACGCCGGAGGATATCCTCAGGATACAGGGCCCATCTGCCGTACAGCAGTACCTTGTGAACGAGATCCAGGAGGTTTACCGCCTTCAGGGTGTGAAGATCAACGACAAGCACTTTGAAGTTGTTATCCGCCAGATGATGCGTAAGGTACAGGTACAGGATCCGGGAGATACGCTGTTCCTTGAAGACCAGCTGATCCATACGTCCGACTTTATCGAAGAGAACGACAAGCTGTATGGTATGAAAGTGGTTGAGGATGCAGGTGATTCAGAGAACCTGAAACCGGGCCAGATCATATCGACACGCGAGCTAAGGGATGAGAACTCCCTGCTGAAGCGCAATGATAAGAACCAGGTAGTGGCAAGGGACGTAGTTCCTGCAACGGCAACGCCGGTACTACAGGGTATCACCAGGGCATCGCTTCAAACCAAGTCGTTCATTTCGGCTGCATCGTTCCAGGAAACTACAAAAGTACTGAACGAAGCCGCAGTAGCAGGTAAAGTTGACGGACTTGAAGGACTTAAGGAGAACGTTATCGTAGGACACAGGATACCTGCAGGTACAGGTATGAGGGATTACGACAACATCGTTGTAGGTTCTACAGAAGAATATAATGAGCTATTAACCCCGAAAGAGGAATATAACTATTAA
- the rplJ gene encoding 50S ribosomal protein L10, translated as MTKEEKSRVIEDLTAQLAGTNVVYVTDISGLNAENTSNLRRACFKAGIKLEVVKNTLLEKAMGSLDNNYGDLPSILKGSTSIMIAENGNAPAKIIKEFRKKSDKPVLKGAYIHEAVFIGDNQLDALVSLKSKDEVIGEIIGLLQSPAKNVVSALKSGGSTIAGLVKTLSER; from the coding sequence ATGACCAAAGAAGAAAAATCAAGAGTTATTGAAGATTTAACTGCACAGTTGGCCGGTACTAATGTTGTATATGTTACCGATATTTCCGGCCTGAATGCTGAAAATACTTCAAACCTTAGAAGGGCTTGTTTCAAAGCGGGCATTAAGCTTGAAGTTGTTAAGAACACCCTGCTTGAAAAAGCAATGGGCAGCCTTGACAATAACTATGGCGACCTGCCTTCTATACTGAAAGGAAGCACTTCTATAATGATCGCAGAGAACGGAAACGCTCCTGCTAAAATCATCAAGGAATTCCGTAAAAAATCTGATAAGCCTGTACTAAAAGGCGCTTACATCCACGAAGCAGTATTCATCGGCGACAACCAGCTTGATGCCCTTGTATCGCTTAAATCTAAGGATGAAGTTATCGGAGAAATCATCGGTCTTCTTCAGTCTCCTGCTAAAAATGTTGTTTCTGCTCTTAAATCAGGCGGCAGCACTATTGCAGGACTTGTTAAAACGTTATCTGAAAGGTAA
- a CDS encoding metallophosphoesterase family protein — translation MSNISYTNQIQILHFSDLHFGEYHICNPPPTASKKGIPTLADLIIDDLQIDFGGTVIDKTDYSDQKESPLIVAVSGDFTQKAKHDEFNEALIFLNRLSSEMLLNRRVEKSDIFFVPGNHDVRFADSTKDERFQPYCSFYNKFFDGIRPPQVSHKPEELTQVHIKNLEGNKVTIVEINCCIYVEKDTIDSSRGQVDYDSIKRLREELEKISSTEKDFNEYIKIVVIHHHVVLLPSFIEPGRGVDSIMNSGYLLELLSEHNFHLILHGHKHYPQIFNYEPTPLWSNSESKIPQVVIAGGSCGSRELPTEISNKACNTYSLITIKWHPDAQQARINVITRGLIRTAKRPLSPDLWKWETVNVTDRVITPYKTVPIVGVVNTEKITDDTERLKQYKNQKYHMPVIEVMPSLIPGQAYEARGWIVQHKPELYKGSLLEKVEWTAGEYFKKIICLRDDNPNFSFSYHYWGPMLIQAKMFFNDKSEAICYVYARMPKDES, via the coding sequence ATGAGTAATATATCATATACTAATCAGATACAAATTTTGCATTTTTCCGATTTACATTTTGGAGAATATCATATTTGTAATCCTCCACCTACAGCCTCAAAAAAAGGCATACCGACACTTGCTGATTTAATTATAGACGACTTACAAATTGATTTCGGGGGAACTGTAATTGATAAAACAGATTATTCAGATCAAAAAGAATCCCCATTAATTGTTGCTGTCTCCGGAGATTTTACGCAAAAAGCAAAGCATGACGAGTTTAATGAAGCTCTTATCTTTTTAAACAGACTATCTTCAGAGATGTTACTCAATAGGCGTGTCGAAAAATCAGATATTTTTTTTGTGCCCGGAAATCATGATGTTAGATTCGCAGACTCTACTAAAGACGAAAGATTTCAACCTTACTGTAGCTTTTATAATAAATTTTTCGACGGTATTCGTCCGCCTCAGGTATCTCATAAACCTGAAGAACTTACTCAAGTGCACATTAAAAATCTTGAAGGTAATAAAGTAACCATTGTTGAAATTAACTGTTGTATCTATGTGGAAAAAGATACCATTGACAGTAGCAGAGGACAAGTTGACTACGATTCAATTAAAAGGTTAAGAGAAGAACTTGAAAAGATTTCATCTACTGAAAAAGATTTTAATGAATATATAAAAATAGTTGTAATACATCATCACGTTGTATTACTACCTTCATTTATAGAACCAGGAAGAGGAGTAGATTCTATAATGAATTCAGGATATTTACTTGAGTTGCTCAGCGAGCACAACTTTCATTTAATTTTACATGGTCATAAGCACTATCCACAAATCTTCAATTATGAGCCAACACCATTATGGTCAAATAGCGAGAGTAAGATACCTCAAGTTGTAATTGCTGGCGGGAGCTGTGGTAGCAGAGAATTGCCTACCGAAATTTCTAATAAAGCATGTAATACATATTCATTAATTACAATAAAATGGCATCCAGATGCGCAGCAAGCCAGAATAAATGTAATTACAAGAGGGTTAATTAGAACCGCAAAGAGACCGCTATCTCCAGATTTATGGAAGTGGGAAACAGTTAATGTCACTGACAGAGTAATTACACCATATAAAACAGTCCCTATTGTAGGCGTTGTAAATACCGAAAAAATAACTGATGATACGGAACGGCTCAAGCAATACAAAAATCAAAAATATCATATGCCCGTTATTGAGGTTATGCCATCGTTAATTCCTGGACAAGCTTATGAAGCTAGAGGATGGATTGTTCAGCATAAACCTGAATTATATAAAGGATCGCTTTTAGAAAAAGTAGAATGGACTGCTGGTGAATATTTTAAAAAAATAATTTGTTTAAGAGATGATAATCCTAATTTTTCATTTTCTTATCATTACTGGGGACCAATGCTCATTCAAGCTAAAATGTTTTTTAATGATAAATCAGAAGCGATTTGTTATGTGTATGCTAGAATGCCAAAAGATGAATCTTAA
- a CDS encoding DUF3467 domain-containing protein, protein MSDEKQQPGQINIELDEKTAEGIYSNLAIINHSASEFVVDFVTIMPGVPKAKVKSRIVLTPQHAKRLLKALGENIHRFESAHGTISDMEQPPIPLTFGPAGQA, encoded by the coding sequence ATGAGTGACGAGAAACAGCAGCCAGGGCAGATCAACATCGAACTGGACGAGAAAACAGCTGAAGGCATCTATTCCAACCTTGCGATCATCAACCACTCCGCTTCAGAATTTGTGGTGGACTTCGTGACGATCATGCCCGGTGTGCCAAAAGCCAAAGTAAAGTCGCGCATTGTATTAACGCCCCAGCATGCCAAGCGCCTGCTGAAGGCTTTAGGCGAGAACATCCACCGCTTCGAGAGTGCCCACGGTACCATCAGCGATATGGAGCAGCCGCCCATTCCACTGACTTTCGGGCCTGCAGGACAGGCTTAA